The window TCATCGCCGGGCAGACGGATGATTTGGATGTCAAAAAACATGCCGAGTTCATCGGCCGACGGCCGGAAGATTGCCTCCAGACGATACGCATCTTCGCCGACGCCGATCATCGCCAGGGCGATTTCACTACCGATCAATTCAGGTATCGCCTCGGTCACATTGCGGCCCACGTAATCGCGGTAGGAGTGGCCCAGCCAGCGGTCAACGTGGGGGTGGCCGTCGCGAATTGTCAGATCATGTTCCAGAAGAAGATAGCCAATCTCATACGTCTGAACGGTCAGAGATAGCAACCCATTGCGAAGCTGTTCATCCATAGTGCGGGGCGTGGAGGCAGTGACGAATCAAAATAACGAACGGCTAATTATATAGGCGCGGCCGGGCTAGGGCCACTTGCCATATTTCCTGTTTGTGTTAATATTCACTGGCTCTCACGCCTCCAATCATAAAAGAGGCTATCATTTCGGAGGATTTGAATTGGCAAATACGGAATCTGCAAAGAAGCGCATTAGACAGACGGAAAAGCGCACCGAGCGCAACCGCCATTATCGCGGCTCGGCGCGTACCTACGTGAAGAAAGTTCGTCGTCTGATTGCCGAGAATAAACTCGACGAAGCGGAAAAGGTAGCGCACGATGCCTACCAAACGCTGGACAAGGCGGCGCGCCGGAACGTCATCCACCCGCGCAATGCCGCGCGCCGTAAGGGGCGCCTGATGGCCGCTCTGGCCGCGGCGCGCACCGCCACCCCCGTGGCGAAAAGCGCCAAGAAGTAAAGGCTACCGTATCCGCTGGAGCAGCCTGATTCCATCGCTGCTCCGGCGCGTAGCGCACTAAAATTAGATGGGAGCATCGCCCAGCGCGGCGATGCTCTTTTTGTGTTGGGGAAGCGGCGGCCGGCGGGAGGCCGCGAGCATCACGACGGTTCGACCGGATGGGCCTTGTCGGAATTTGTCTTCGGCGGCTCGATGCGCAATAGATACCCCTGGCCGCGAACGGTAGTCAGCAATTGCGGATGGCTGGGGTCGACTTCGATACATTCACGCACCCAACGAATGTGCACGTCAAGCGTGCGCGTATCGCCGATAAAATCGGTTTGCCACACCCATAGCATCAATTGCCGCCGGGTGAGGAGTTCGTTGGGGTGGCGAATGAACTGCTCGAGGAGGGACGCCAGCTTGGGCGTCAGCGCGAACTCCCCCTTACCTATTACATCCACGGAGCGCTTGGTGCGGAAGAGTGTCATATTGCCATAGCGCACGATCTCTTCCTTTTGCGTGTCGGCCGGCAACAGGGCGCGAACCCGGTTCAACAGCTTGCGCGGCGAAAACGGTCGTTCCAGATAGACATCGGCCCCAGCGGCCCGATCCTCTTCCTCGCCGGTCGAACGACTGTGGATGATCGGTGTATGCTCGGCCACGCGGCGCAAACGCCGGCAATTGCGAACGCCATTGGAGCGCATGGTGGAGGCATCGAAAATGATCAGGTCGGGATGATGGTCGCCCAGCCACGCCAAAGCCTCTGTCCCGGAACGGACAATTAAAATGTCGTAGTTGGCTTTGGCAAGCATGGTGGCGAGTGAATCGCGACCGATGCTCTGACCCTCCACCAACAAGATTAACGGACTTGTCCCCATCGCGTCTCCTGTATCCTTCTGCGGTTTTTGATTATAGACTCTCTGCGGTCTGAGGCAACCGCATTGTGTCGGATTTTCACCCTTTCTAACTTGCGGCAAAGCGGCCCAGTCAGTATGATGGTTCGCATGTGGCATGTGGCCCGCTTGCTCAATCGCTGGGAATGGCTCATTCTTCTGGGTCTCCTGCCCCTATTTATGTTTCCGGAGGGGACACGCGGGTTTATCATCCTGGCCGTGCCCGCCTTCTGGATCATTCGCAAGGTCGTGACCGGGCGTTTCTTTCCGGCAACGCCCTACAATGGGGCCCTACTCCTGTTACTGATGATGACCGGCGTGGGCGTTTTAGTTTCTTTTGATCCCTCGCTCAGCTTACCCAAGCTGGCCGGGGTTCTCATGGGGGTGGCCTTGTTCGGCGCGGTGGCCGACTATGGCCGCCAGTTCTCCGTGTGGCCCATCGTGGCGGTCTACTTTTTGTTGGGCATCGTCATGGCTGTTGTCGGTTTATTGGGAGCGATCTGGGAACCCCCCTTTGATTTTTTGAACGGCGCGCGCGGCTACGTCGCCTTGTCGGCGCAAGGCGTCCCCGGCGCTGTGGGTGGGATCGTCAATTCCAACGAACTGGCCGGCGTCATGGCCTGGATCGCCCCCATGGCCCTGGCTTGTCTCGTTGGATTGAGCCGTTTATTGTGGCGAACTAATAAATTCGGGTTGCTATTTCTGCTGGCGACAACCCTGTTGTCCGGTTTGACTCTCATCGCTACGTCGTCCCGGGGTGGAGTATTAGCGTTGGGCGCGGGCATGGCGGTGGTGTTGGCATTATATCTTCCCTCCCGCTGGCGGTTGGTACTCCTCACCGGTTTGGTCATTTCGCTGGCGGGGGTGATGTCCTATGCGATAAGCACCCTGCAGCAAGACCTCGTCGGCGATGCGCTGGGGTTGAGCGGCCGCATGGAGATATGGTCGCGCGCCCTGCTGGCCATCGCCGATAACCCCCTTACCGGCGTTGGCCTGAACGCCTTTCGGCGGGTCGTCCACGTGCTCTACCCCTTATTCAGCATCGCCGACACCATCGATCTGGGGCACGCCCATAACCATTTGCTGCAAGCGGCGCTCGATGTGGGCCTGCCCGGTCTGGCCGGCTACCTGGCGATCTGGTTCATCAGCGCGGCCCTGTTGGCAACCACCTGGCAAAACCTGCGCCGGCGAGGCGCCCGGCGTCACCCATATTACGCTCTGGTCGCCGGTTTAGCGGGTTCCCTCATGGCCGGTTGGGTATTCGGCATTTTCGATGCCATCGCCCTCGGCTCGCGCCCCGGTTTTCTGTGGTGGATGTTGCTCGGTCTTTCAGCCTCGGTTCATTACGCCGTGAACTATTCCGGTGAGCGTCTGCGAAGCCATCGTCACGCTACCGTGGGCTTAGGCCTGCCTATGCCGCGGAGGCAGGCGCACCGGACGGCCGCCGCCGAAACGTCCGGGCCGGCATAAGACAATCCGCCTTGCCTATTTCCGCCATGAGCCTTATAATCCCCACTGAATAAGCGGCATTGGTGAAGTGGTATCACAGCAGCTTCCCAAGCTGTTATCACGAGTTCGAATCTCGTATGCCGCTCTCCCCCTCTTCACGACTCCCCGGCAGCTCCAGCTTAAAGCGCACCTCGCCGATAGCGATGACGTCCCCGGCCGATATAACCACCGGATCGGTCAGGGCAATATCGTTGAGCAGTGTGCCGTTGCGGCTGCCCAGATCCTCCAGCCACCATTGCGAATCACGCCACGACAGAAGCGCGTGCTCGCCGGAGATGTAGGTATCGTTGAGGACGATGTTATTGCGGCTATGCCGGCCGATGGTGGTGATGGGCGCCAATTCGACGAGGGAGTCCACCGGCGGGTTGCCTGTCCGATTGGACAGCACCCGCAGCGAACCGAACGTGGCCGGCTGACCGCCGGCCACCAGCCGCGTCGCCCGCAGATCGGCGTAGAGAAAATAAAACAGCACGCCCAGAAAGGACAACAATGCCGCCGCGCTGAGCAAACGCAGCAAAAGGAGGATGGTAGCCGAACTCATTCTTCCGGTTTGAGCATGGTCGAATCCATGCCATCGGCCGCGGCCGGATTCGCGCCGCCCGGCTCGTCGCGCCCTTCGCCATAGACCAGGAGGATGTCGCTCAGGGCCACGACGTCGCCGGGACGCAGAACGTGTTCCTGAATTCGCACGCCATTGACCGACGTGTTGCCCTGGCCGCTCACATCGTAGAGGACGAAATAGCGTTGCCGCCATCTGATCTGGGCCTGCTGGCGACTGATCGATGGCAGGTCGAGCACAATATCATTGTCAACCCGCCGGCCGATGCGGATGACGGGTTGATCGAGGGCAATGTGCTGCCGCCCTTGAATGATCAGGAAGGCGTCGGCGGCGCGAATGGCCTCATGGATGGCCGCCCCGTCGCCGGTGAAAAGGATGCCCGTCTCCGAGGGATTGTCGGGCGAATCGAAGTGGGCCACGATATGGGCCGAGCGCGCCGCCTCCTCGGGCCGGGCCTGGATGGCGACGGCCGGCGGTTCCTTCAAATCGAAGCCGCGCCGGCGGGCCATGAGAACGACGTAATCGGCTACCTGCTGCTGGAAGGCGGGCAGCTCGCGCTCGATGGCATCATAATCGTCGGGGCTGATGTAGACCGTGAACCGCTGCGGCGCTTCGTCCTGGGCCGCGGCGTGCTCATACTGGCGGGTTAGATGGGAAGCGAGTTGAAACGGATCGAGCGAGCCACCGCCCAGCCAGGTGAACGGCTCCTCGACCACACGCCTGATCAAACTCTCGACCCTTGCCAGCGGCAGATATTTCATAACCGATCATTATAGGTGGCCGCCCGCCGCCGGGCAACGAAAATTGCCGTTTCATCGACCAACAGTATACTTTCCGTGGCAAGCGTTAAGCTTCCCATGGCTTGAATCACGCCGCTTGATAGCCGAGAAACGTATGACCGATAAGCAGATTCGATTGACTTCCT is drawn from Candidatus Promineifilum breve and contains these coding sequences:
- a CDS encoding O-antigen ligase family protein, with product MMVRMWHVARLLNRWEWLILLGLLPLFMFPEGTRGFIILAVPAFWIIRKVVTGRFFPATPYNGALLLLLMMTGVGVLVSFDPSLSLPKLAGVLMGVALFGAVADYGRQFSVWPIVAVYFLLGIVMAVVGLLGAIWEPPFDFLNGARGYVALSAQGVPGAVGGIVNSNELAGVMAWIAPMALACLVGLSRLLWRTNKFGLLFLLATTLLSGLTLIATSSRGGVLALGAGMAVVLALYLPSRWRLVLLTGLVISLAGVMSYAISTLQQDLVGDALGLSGRMEIWSRALLAIADNPLTGVGLNAFRRVVHVLYPLFSIADTIDLGHAHNHLLQAALDVGLPGLAGYLAIWFISAALLATTWQNLRRRGARRHPYYALVAGLAGSLMAGWVFGIFDAIALGSRPGFLWWMLLGLSASVHYAVNYSGERLRSHRHATVGLGLPMPRRQAHRTAAAETSGPA
- a CDS encoding FhaA domain-containing protein codes for the protein MKYLPLARVESLIRRVVEEPFTWLGGGSLDPFQLASHLTRQYEHAAAQDEAPQRFTVYISPDDYDAIERELPAFQQQVADYVVLMARRRGFDLKEPPAVAIQARPEEAARSAHIVAHFDSPDNPSETGILFTGDGAAIHEAIRAADAFLIIQGRQHIALDQPVIRIGRRVDNDIVLDLPSISRQQAQIRWRQRYFVLYDVSGQGNTSVNGVRIQEHVLRPGDVVALSDILLVYGEGRDEPGGANPAAADGMDSTMLKPEE
- a CDS encoding response regulator transcription factor, with protein sequence MPHANHHTDWAALPQVRKGENPTQCGCLRPQRVYNQKPQKDTGDAMGTSPLILLVEGQSIGRDSLATMLAKANYDILIVRSGTEALAWLGDHHPDLIIFDASTMRSNGVRNCRRLRRVAEHTPIIHSRSTGEEEDRAAGADVYLERPFSPRKLLNRVRALLPADTQKEEIVRYGNMTLFRTKRSVDVIGKGEFALTPKLASLLEQFIRHPNELLTRRQLMLWVWQTDFIGDTRTLDVHIRWVRECIEVDPSHPQLLTTVRGQGYLLRIEPPKTNSDKAHPVEPS
- the rpsT gene encoding 30S ribosomal protein S20, producing the protein MANTESAKKRIRQTEKRTERNRHYRGSARTYVKKVRRLIAENKLDEAEKVAHDAYQTLDKAARRNVIHPRNAARRKGRLMAALAAARTATPVAKSAKK
- a CDS encoding FHA domain-containing protein, which codes for MSSATILLLLRLLSAAALLSFLGVLFYFLYADLRATRLVAGGQPATFGSLRVLSNRTGNPPVDSLVELAPITTIGRHSRNNIVLNDTYISGEHALLSWRDSQWWLEDLGSRNGTLLNDIALTDPVVISAGDVIAIGEVRFKLELPGSREEGESGIRDSNS